In Nocardioides conyzicola, one genomic interval encodes:
- a CDS encoding helix-turn-helix domain-containing protein, translated as MDTKRERARPMSPEERRSELTDVTLKLLRVHGRAVTTKHIAEAAGIAEGTVFRAFATKDELIDAAIARAFEPGDLVARIEEIDRDQPLGARLLKVVSILQQRFRATFGLMQKMELVGPPTHLHDSDAANDWRAYLGALLADVVGADADQLTVPVEEFIHVLRLLTFAGSHDKIADGRLMTPEQIVDTILFGLQRRN; from the coding sequence GTGGACACCAAGCGTGAGCGCGCCCGGCCGATGTCGCCGGAGGAGCGCCGATCCGAGCTGACCGACGTGACGCTCAAGCTGTTGCGGGTGCACGGCCGTGCCGTCACCACCAAGCACATCGCCGAGGCCGCCGGGATCGCCGAGGGCACCGTGTTCCGGGCCTTCGCCACCAAGGACGAGCTGATCGACGCGGCCATCGCGCGGGCGTTCGAGCCCGGGGACCTGGTCGCCCGGATCGAGGAGATCGACCGCGACCAGCCGCTGGGCGCCCGGCTCCTCAAGGTCGTCTCGATCCTCCAGCAGCGGTTCCGGGCGACGTTCGGGCTGATGCAGAAGATGGAGCTGGTCGGCCCGCCGACCCACCTGCACGACTCCGACGCCGCCAACGACTGGCGCGCCTACCTCGGCGCCCTCCTCGCCGACGTGGTGGGCGCCGACGCCGACCAGCTGACGGTGCCGGTCGAGGAGTTCATCCACGTGCTCCGGCTGCTCACCTTCGCCGGCAGCCACGACAAGATCGCCGACGGGCGACTCATGACCCCCGAGCAGATCGTGGACACGATCCTGTTCGGCCTCCAGAGGAGAAACTGA
- a CDS encoding SDR family oxidoreductase: MGRVTVDVDAHFGGKTAIVTGAGSGIGVALSRALVGAGAHVVCADLDEMAASRTAASITGPGSARAARLDVTDAAAVQALVDSVQPDLLFNNAGITFGGETEDLTLAQWDAIIDVNIRGVVHGVAAAYPLMVRRGSGQIVNTASMGGLMAAGLITSYVMTKHAVVGLSLALRTEAAAKGVGVTVVCPAAVDTPILDKGYIGRFHGRDFYLKGQGVRHPLDPAVFAEQVLETVAADKAMLVTPRPARIAWRLGRFFPGFVQKQAIGFVAKQRKLQDKRAKKELRSAA; this comes from the coding sequence GTGGGACGTGTGACGGTCGACGTCGACGCCCACTTCGGCGGCAAGACCGCGATCGTGACGGGCGCCGGGTCCGGGATCGGCGTCGCGCTCTCGCGGGCCCTGGTCGGCGCGGGCGCGCACGTGGTCTGCGCCGACCTCGACGAGATGGCCGCCTCCCGCACCGCCGCGTCGATCACCGGGCCGGGCTCGGCCCGGGCCGCCCGGCTCGACGTCACCGACGCCGCAGCCGTGCAGGCGCTGGTCGACTCGGTGCAGCCGGACCTGCTCTTCAACAACGCCGGCATCACCTTCGGCGGCGAGACCGAGGACCTGACGCTCGCGCAGTGGGACGCGATCATCGACGTCAACATCCGCGGCGTCGTGCACGGCGTCGCGGCGGCGTACCCGCTGATGGTGCGCCGCGGCTCCGGCCAGATCGTCAACACGGCGTCGATGGGTGGGCTGATGGCGGCCGGCCTGATCACGTCGTACGTCATGACGAAGCACGCCGTCGTCGGGCTCTCGCTCGCGCTGCGCACGGAGGCGGCCGCCAAGGGCGTCGGCGTCACCGTCGTCTGCCCGGCCGCGGTGGACACGCCGATCCTCGACAAGGGCTACATCGGCAGGTTCCACGGCCGCGACTTCTACCTCAAGGGGCAGGGCGTCCGGCACCCGCTCGACCCCGCCGTCTTCGCCGAGCAGGTCCTCGAGACCGTGGCGGCGGACAAGGCCATGCTCGTCACGCCGCGGCCGGCGCGGATCGCGTGGCGGCTCGGCCGGTTCTTCCCCGGCTTCGTGCAGAAGCAGGCGATCGGCTTCGTCGCCAAGCAGCGCAAGCTGCAGGACAAGCGAGCGAAGAAGGAGCTGAGGTCGGCGGCGTGA
- a CDS encoding ABC transporter ATP-binding protein, with protein sequence MSTTEKPKKQEFEATERIEAPMGGPGRGPMGGGMVAQKAMTFGPSAKRLVGQMRPDRVQAIAVVVLGVVSVGLMSVGPRILGHGTDLIFSGLISRGIPAGVSQDQAVDNLRAQGNDRQADMLASMDHVVPGQGVDFTALGHVLMVVLAIYAGASLLAWLQGYILNGVVQNTIYRMRSDVEEKINRLPLGYFDRSPRGELLSRVTNDIDNVSQTLQQTMSQLLTSLMTVLAVLGMMFWISPLLALVALIAVPMSLVVTRTIMKRSQGQFVAQWRRTGKLNAQIEEAYSGHALVKVFGRQHEVEERFAAENEELYQVSFGAQFVSGLIMPSIMFIGNLNYVVIAVIGGLRVASGSLSLGDVQAFVQYSRQFTQPLTTVASMANLLQSGVASAERVFELLDADEETEDAAALTTPAVRRGEVAFEHVSFRYDEDRPLITDLSLVARPGQTVAIVGPTGAGKTTLVNLVMRFYDLDAGRITIDDVDITAMPRSTLRGQIGMVLQDTWLFGGTIRDNIAYGRPDATEEQVLEAARATFVDRFVHSLPDGYDTVIDEEGSNLSAGERQLVTIARAFLTNPALLILDEATSSVDTRTELLLQQAMAALRTDRTSFVIAHRLSTIRDADLILVMEDGAIVEQGTHEELLVAEGAYSRLYHAQFAAAATEVI encoded by the coding sequence ATGAGCACCACCGAGAAGCCCAAGAAGCAGGAGTTCGAGGCCACCGAGCGGATCGAGGCCCCCATGGGCGGCCCCGGCCGGGGCCCGATGGGCGGCGGCATGGTCGCCCAGAAGGCGATGACCTTCGGCCCCTCCGCCAAGCGGCTCGTCGGCCAGATGCGGCCCGACCGGGTCCAGGCGATCGCGGTCGTCGTGCTCGGCGTCGTCAGCGTCGGGCTGATGTCGGTCGGGCCCCGCATCCTCGGGCACGGCACCGACCTGATCTTCTCCGGGCTGATCAGCCGCGGGATCCCCGCCGGGGTCAGCCAGGACCAGGCCGTCGACAACCTCCGGGCGCAGGGCAACGACCGGCAGGCCGACATGCTCGCGTCGATGGACCACGTCGTCCCCGGCCAGGGCGTGGACTTCACGGCCCTCGGGCACGTGCTGATGGTCGTGCTCGCGATCTACGCCGGCGCCTCGCTGCTGGCCTGGCTGCAGGGCTACATCCTCAACGGGGTCGTCCAGAACACGATCTACCGGATGCGCTCGGACGTCGAGGAGAAGATCAACCGGCTGCCGCTGGGCTACTTCGACCGCTCGCCTCGCGGCGAGCTGCTGAGCCGGGTCACCAACGACATCGACAACGTCAGCCAGACCCTGCAGCAGACGATGAGCCAGCTGCTCACCTCGCTGATGACCGTGCTGGCCGTGCTGGGCATGATGTTCTGGATCTCGCCGCTGCTCGCGCTGGTGGCGCTGATCGCCGTCCCGATGTCGCTGGTCGTCACCCGCACGATCATGAAGCGCTCGCAGGGCCAGTTCGTCGCCCAGTGGCGGCGTACGGGCAAGCTCAACGCGCAGATCGAGGAGGCCTACTCCGGCCACGCGCTGGTCAAGGTCTTCGGCCGGCAGCACGAGGTCGAGGAGCGCTTCGCCGCCGAGAACGAGGAGCTCTACCAGGTCAGCTTCGGCGCCCAGTTCGTGAGCGGTCTGATCATGCCGTCCATCATGTTCATCGGGAACCTCAACTACGTCGTGATCGCCGTCATCGGCGGCCTCCGGGTCGCGAGCGGGTCGCTGTCGTTGGGCGACGTGCAGGCGTTCGTGCAGTACAGCCGCCAGTTCACGCAGCCGCTCACCACGGTGGCGTCGATGGCCAACCTGCTGCAGTCCGGCGTCGCGTCGGCGGAGCGGGTCTTCGAGCTGCTCGACGCCGACGAGGAGACCGAGGACGCCGCCGCGCTGACCACCCCCGCCGTACGCCGTGGCGAGGTCGCCTTCGAGCACGTGTCGTTCCGCTACGACGAGGACCGCCCGCTGATCACCGACCTGTCGCTGGTCGCGCGCCCGGGCCAGACGGTCGCCATCGTCGGCCCGACCGGCGCTGGGAAGACCACCCTGGTCAACCTGGTGATGCGGTTCTACGACCTCGACGCCGGCCGGATCACGATCGACGACGTCGACATCACGGCCATGCCGCGCTCGACGCTGCGCGGTCAGATCGGGATGGTCCTCCAGGACACCTGGCTCTTCGGCGGGACGATCCGCGACAACATCGCGTACGGACGGCCCGACGCGACCGAGGAGCAGGTGCTCGAGGCTGCGCGGGCGACGTTCGTGGACCGCTTCGTGCACTCGCTGCCCGACGGCTACGACACGGTGATCGACGAGGAGGGCTCCAACCTGTCCGCGGGCGAGCGCCAGCTCGTCACCATCGCGCGGGCGTTCCTCACCAACCCGGCGCTGCTGATCCTCGACGAGGCCACCTCGTCGGTGGACACCCGCACCGAGCTGCTGCTGCAGCAGGCCATGGCCGCGCTGCGGACCGACCGCACGTCGTTCGTGATCGCGCACCGGCTCTCGACGATCCGCGACGCCGACCTGATCCTGGTGATGGAGGACGGCGCGATCGTCGAGCAGGGCACCCACGAGGAGCTGCTCGTCGCCGAGGGTGCCTACTCGCGGCTCTACCACGCGCAGTTCGCTGCTGCGGCCACCGAGGTGATCTGA
- a CDS encoding SDR family oxidoreductase: MGRVDGKVVLISGGARNIGGASARMLVAEGAKVVIGDLLDEEGAALAEELGDNARYVHLDVTSDADWKSAVALTVAEFGKLDTLFNNAGIFNGGQLQRYKQELWQQMLDVNLTGAFLGIRASADAIIAAGGGSIINTSSIEGLRGTPWAHGYVASKWGLTGLTKSVAMELAPHGVRVNSLHPGRISTPATDQMPADLIPIPLGRPGRPEEVAAFVVFLASDESSFTTGSEFVVDGGTVMHIPTNV; the protein is encoded by the coding sequence ATGGGACGTGTAGACGGCAAGGTCGTGCTCATCAGCGGCGGCGCGCGCAACATCGGCGGGGCCAGCGCCCGGATGCTGGTCGCCGAGGGCGCGAAGGTCGTGATCGGCGACCTCCTCGACGAGGAGGGTGCCGCGCTCGCGGAGGAGCTCGGCGACAACGCCCGCTACGTCCACCTCGACGTGACCAGCGACGCGGACTGGAAGAGCGCGGTCGCGCTCACGGTCGCGGAGTTCGGCAAGCTCGACACCCTCTTCAACAACGCCGGCATCTTCAACGGCGGCCAGCTGCAGCGCTACAAGCAGGAGCTCTGGCAGCAGATGCTCGACGTCAACCTGACCGGCGCCTTCCTCGGCATCCGCGCATCCGCCGACGCGATCATCGCCGCCGGCGGTGGCTCGATCATCAACACGTCCTCCATCGAGGGGCTGCGCGGGACACCGTGGGCGCACGGGTACGTCGCCTCCAAGTGGGGCCTGACCGGCCTGACCAAGTCCGTCGCCATGGAGCTAGCTCCGCACGGCGTCCGGGTCAACTCCCTGCACCCCGGGCGGATCAGCACCCCGGCCACCGACCAGATGCCCGCCGACCTGATCCCGATCCCGCTCGGCCGCCCGGGTCGGCCGGAGGAGGTGGCGGCGTTCGTGGTGTTCCTCGCCAGCGACGAGTCCAGCTTCACGACCGGGTCCGAGTTCGTCGTCGACGGCGGGACCGTCATGCACATCCCGACCAACGTCTAG
- a CDS encoding diacylglycerol kinase — translation MAIRVAQVSTGNAGRLTLRQLIADDRFELVAVSTSTPEKVGTDAGELAGVDTVTGISAVGDLDALIAAGPECVVYCAMGDTRPREATNDVRRLLEAGIDVVGSAPGTLQYPWGTMPQAVIDKVEASAQAGGASVYITGVDPGFASDLVPLALASTCQRVEQIRCYELADYATYDGTEVMFDLMGFGSPVDSTPLLFLPGVLALAWGTAIRMMAAGLGIEVDEVVEFWEAEPAPESYDIAAGRIEKGTIAALHFSISGLVDGHPAIVVEHVTRTRDDLRPDWARPSSGGGAYRIEITGEPSYVVDVVPSSEHGDHNHAAIVAACGRIVNAIPDVRAAAPGIRTTLDLPLPTGRGTYVAPSDPSAVTTA, via the coding sequence ATGGCCATCCGCGTCGCTCAGGTCAGCACCGGCAACGCCGGCAGGCTCACCCTGCGCCAGCTCATCGCCGACGACCGGTTCGAGCTGGTGGCCGTCTCCACCTCGACGCCGGAGAAGGTCGGCACGGACGCCGGCGAGCTCGCGGGGGTCGACACGGTCACCGGGATCAGCGCCGTCGGCGACCTGGACGCGCTCATCGCCGCCGGCCCCGAGTGCGTCGTCTACTGCGCGATGGGCGACACCCGGCCGCGCGAGGCGACCAACGACGTACGCCGGCTGCTCGAGGCGGGCATCGATGTCGTCGGCTCGGCGCCCGGGACCCTGCAGTACCCGTGGGGCACCATGCCGCAGGCCGTGATCGACAAGGTCGAGGCCTCCGCCCAGGCCGGCGGCGCGTCCGTCTACATCACCGGCGTCGACCCGGGCTTCGCCAGCGACCTGGTGCCGCTCGCGCTCGCCAGCACCTGCCAGCGGGTCGAGCAGATCAGGTGCTACGAGCTCGCCGACTACGCGACGTACGACGGCACCGAGGTGATGTTCGACCTGATGGGCTTCGGCAGCCCGGTGGACTCCACCCCGCTGCTCTTCCTGCCCGGCGTGCTCGCGCTGGCCTGGGGCACCGCGATCCGGATGATGGCCGCCGGCCTCGGCATCGAGGTCGACGAGGTCGTCGAGTTCTGGGAGGCGGAGCCGGCGCCGGAGAGCTACGACATCGCCGCCGGCCGGATCGAGAAGGGCACCATCGCCGCCCTGCACTTCTCCATCAGCGGCCTGGTCGACGGGCATCCCGCGATCGTGGTCGAGCACGTCACCCGGACCCGCGACGACCTCCGTCCCGACTGGGCGCGGCCCTCGTCCGGCGGTGGCGCCTACCGGATCGAGATCACCGGCGAGCCGTCGTACGTTGTGGACGTGGTGCCGAGCAGCGAGCACGGTGACCACAACCACGCCGCGATCGTCGCCGCCTGCGGCCGGATCGTGAACGCGATCCCGGACGTCCGGGCCGCTGCGCCCGGCATCCGCACCACGCTCGACCTGCCGTTGCCGACGGGTCGCGGGACGTACGTCGCGCCGAGCGACCCGTCAGCTGTCACAACGGCTTGA
- a CDS encoding GNAT family N-acetyltransferase, translating to MSLTFRTATARDAADVLAFWAGSAEDAHRPSDSTAAVERLVDRDRDALLLALDGERIVGTVVAGWDGWRCHLYRLAVDPARRREGIGRELVARAEARFTSYGGTRADAMVLDDNEPAHAAWAAAGYTRQAEWSRWVKPL from the coding sequence GTGAGCCTCACCTTCCGTACGGCGACGGCGCGCGACGCGGCCGACGTCCTCGCGTTCTGGGCCGGCTCGGCCGAGGACGCGCACCGCCCGAGCGACAGCACCGCGGCCGTCGAGCGACTGGTCGACCGCGACCGCGACGCCCTCCTGCTCGCGCTCGACGGCGAGCGGATCGTGGGCACGGTGGTCGCCGGGTGGGACGGCTGGCGCTGCCACCTCTACCGGCTTGCGGTCGACCCCGCCCGACGGCGCGAGGGCATCGGCCGCGAGCTGGTGGCCCGGGCCGAGGCCAGGTTCACGTCGTACGGCGGGACGCGGGCGGACGCGATGGTCCTCGATGACAACGAGCCCGCCCATGCCGCGTGGGCGGCGGCCGGCTACACCCGTCAGGCCGAGTGGTCGCGCTGGGTCAAGCCGTTGTGA
- a CDS encoding ABC transporter ATP-binding protein: MLLRLLRARLAPYKLWLTIVVVLQFIGVVAMLYLPTLNADIIDNGVITGDTGYILRIGAIMLGVSLVQIVCSVTAVWFGARTAMSFGRDVRAALFHRVGSFSTKEVQQFGAPSLITRTTNDVQQVQMLVLMACTIAVSSPIMMVGGVIMALREDVGLGWILAIVVPALFVSVGLVVSRMVPNFRKMQARIDEINRVLREQITGIRVVRAFVREPYETKRFGEANADLTDVSVRAGRWLATMFPLVMLVVNVSSVAVIWFGGHRVDSGQMLPGALTAFLSYLMQILMSVMMATFMLMMIPRASVCGHRIAEVLDTDTSVPSPELPIAPDLELRGHLDVERVTFAYPGAEAPVLSDVTFSARPGQTIAVIGSTGAGKSTLVNLVPRLFDATEGEVRVGGHDVRRVDPDLLWDQIGLVPQRAYLFSGTVRSNLEYGKPDATEDEMWHALEVAQGRDFVEAMPDGLDSPVVQGGTNFSGGQRQRLAIARALIRRPGIYLFDDSFSALDLATDARLRAALRPETRDATVVIVAQRVTTIIDADLILVLEDGRVVGRGTHRELLATCETYQEIVSSQMTAEEAA; the protein is encoded by the coding sequence ATGCTGCTCCGCCTGCTGCGCGCCCGTCTCGCGCCGTACAAGCTCTGGCTGACGATCGTCGTCGTCCTCCAGTTCATCGGCGTCGTCGCGATGCTCTACCTGCCGACGCTCAACGCCGACATCATCGACAACGGCGTGATCACGGGCGACACCGGCTACATCCTGCGGATCGGCGCGATCATGCTCGGCGTCTCGCTGGTCCAGATCGTGTGCTCCGTGACGGCCGTGTGGTTCGGCGCGCGCACGGCGATGAGCTTCGGCCGTGACGTCCGCGCCGCGCTCTTCCACCGCGTGGGGAGCTTCTCGACGAAGGAGGTCCAGCAGTTCGGCGCCCCGTCGCTGATCACCCGCACGACCAACGACGTGCAGCAGGTGCAGATGCTGGTGCTGATGGCCTGCACCATCGCGGTGTCCTCGCCGATCATGATGGTCGGCGGCGTGATCATGGCGCTGCGCGAGGACGTGGGCCTCGGCTGGATCCTGGCGATCGTCGTGCCGGCGCTCTTCGTCAGCGTCGGTCTCGTGGTCAGCCGGATGGTCCCGAACTTCCGCAAGATGCAGGCGCGCATCGACGAGATCAACCGGGTGCTGCGTGAGCAGATCACCGGCATCCGGGTGGTCCGGGCCTTCGTCCGCGAGCCCTACGAGACCAAGCGCTTCGGGGAGGCCAACGCCGACCTCACCGACGTGTCCGTGCGGGCCGGCCGGTGGCTGGCCACGATGTTCCCGCTGGTGATGCTGGTCGTGAACGTCTCCAGCGTCGCCGTCATCTGGTTCGGCGGCCACCGCGTCGACAGCGGCCAGATGCTGCCGGGAGCGCTCACGGCGTTCCTGTCCTACCTGATGCAGATCCTGATGTCGGTGATGATGGCGACGTTCATGCTGATGATGATCCCGCGGGCCTCGGTCTGCGGTCACCGCATCGCCGAGGTGCTCGACACCGACACCTCCGTCCCCTCGCCGGAGCTCCCGATCGCCCCCGACCTCGAGCTGCGGGGACACCTGGACGTCGAGCGCGTGACCTTCGCCTACCCGGGTGCCGAGGCGCCGGTGCTCAGCGACGTCACCTTCTCCGCCCGGCCCGGCCAGACCATCGCGGTGATCGGGTCGACCGGTGCCGGCAAGTCGACCCTGGTCAACCTGGTGCCACGGCTCTTCGACGCCACCGAGGGTGAGGTGCGCGTCGGCGGCCACGACGTACGGCGCGTCGACCCGGACCTGCTCTGGGACCAGATCGGGCTCGTCCCGCAGAGGGCCTACCTCTTCAGCGGCACCGTCCGGAGCAATCTCGAGTACGGCAAGCCGGACGCGACCGAGGACGAGATGTGGCACGCGCTGGAGGTGGCGCAGGGCCGTGACTTCGTCGAGGCGATGCCCGACGGGCTCGACTCGCCCGTCGTCCAGGGCGGCACCAACTTCTCCGGCGGCCAGCGGCAGCGGCTCGCGATCGCGCGGGCCCTGATCCGACGGCCCGGCATCTACCTCTTCGACGACTCCTTCTCGGCGCTCGACCTCGCGACCGACGCCCGGCTGCGGGCTGCCCTGCGGCCCGAGACCCGGGACGCCACGGTCGTGATCGTCGCGCAGCGGGTGACCACGATCATCGACGCCGACCTGATCCTCGTGCTCGAGGACGGCCGGGTGGTCGGCCGCGGCACCCATCGGGAGCTGCTCGCCACCTGTGAGACCTACCAGGAGATCGTCTCCTCCCAGATGACGGCCGAGGAGGCGGCATGA
- a CDS encoding citrate synthase 2: MTEVHHGLEGVVAFETQIAEPDKEGSALRYRGVDIEDIVGRVPFENVWGLLIDGSYTPGLAPAEPYNLPVHTGDVRVDVQAAVAMLAPAFGFGQTYDISDEQAREDIGRLAVMVLSYAAQSARGLNQAVVPQRVVDEGKTLAEKFLIRWKGEADPKHVKAIDAYWSSAAEHGMNASTFTARVITSTGADVAAAFSGAIGAMSGPLHGGAPSRVLGMIEEVEKRDGDATSYVKELLDSGERLMGFGHRVYRAEDPRARVLRRTAKELDAPRYAVAEALEQAALAELRERRPDRVLETNVEFWAAIVLDFAEVPAHMFTSMFTCARTGGWSAHILEQKTTGRLIRPSAIYTGPAARPASAVDGWRSEWDV; encoded by the coding sequence ATGACCGAGGTACACCACGGACTGGAGGGCGTCGTCGCCTTCGAGACCCAGATCGCGGAGCCGGACAAGGAGGGCTCGGCGCTGCGCTACCGCGGCGTGGACATCGAGGACATCGTCGGTCGGGTCCCGTTCGAGAACGTCTGGGGGCTGCTCATCGACGGCAGCTACACCCCGGGCCTCGCCCCCGCCGAGCCCTACAACCTGCCGGTCCACACCGGCGACGTGCGCGTGGACGTGCAGGCCGCGGTCGCGATGCTGGCGCCGGCCTTCGGCTTCGGGCAGACCTACGACATCAGCGACGAGCAGGCGCGCGAGGACATCGGCCGGCTGGCCGTGATGGTCCTGTCGTACGCCGCGCAGTCCGCCCGCGGGCTCAACCAGGCCGTGGTGCCGCAGCGGGTCGTCGACGAGGGCAAGACGCTCGCCGAGAAGTTCCTGATCCGCTGGAAGGGCGAGGCGGACCCCAAGCACGTCAAGGCGATCGACGCCTACTGGAGCTCGGCGGCCGAGCACGGCATGAACGCCTCGACCTTCACCGCGCGCGTCATCACCTCCACCGGCGCCGACGTCGCGGCCGCCTTCTCCGGCGCCATCGGCGCGATGAGCGGCCCGCTGCACGGCGGCGCTCCCTCGCGGGTGCTCGGCATGATCGAGGAGGTCGAGAAGCGCGACGGCGACGCCACGTCGTACGTCAAGGAGCTGCTCGACAGCGGCGAGCGACTGATGGGCTTCGGCCACCGCGTCTACCGCGCGGAGGACCCGCGGGCCCGCGTGCTGCGGCGTACGGCGAAGGAGCTGGACGCCCCGCGCTACGCGGTCGCCGAGGCGCTGGAGCAGGCCGCGCTCGCCGAGCTGCGCGAGCGACGCCCGGACCGGGTGCTCGAGACCAACGTGGAGTTCTGGGCCGCGATCGTGCTCGACTTCGCGGAGGTGCCGGCGCACATGTTCACCTCGATGTTCACCTGTGCGCGGACCGGCGGCTGGTCGGCCCACATCCTCGAGCAGAAGACGACCGGCCGGCTGATCCGGCCGTCCGCGATCTACACCGGCCCGGCGGCGCGCCCGGCCTCCGCCGTCGACGGGTGGCGGTCCGAGTGGGACGTGTGA
- the pdxH gene encoding pyridoxamine 5'-phosphate oxidase, whose amino-acid sequence MPPLDLSGLREDYARAGLDETDLAADPIAMFDRWMSEAHEALQHDANAMVVSTVGPDGAPSSRMVLLKGVSDDGFVFFTNTGSRKGAELAANPRCALLFPWHLLERQVRVEGVASPLPRDEVEAYFSSRPHGSQLGAVASHQSQVVSGRAELEAAYADAEARHPDDVPTPEEWGGYVVRPEVVEFWQGRTSRLHDRLVYRRTTSGWVTERLAP is encoded by the coding sequence ATGCCCCCTCTGGACCTCTCCGGCCTCCGCGAGGACTACGCGCGCGCCGGGCTCGACGAGACCGACCTGGCCGCCGACCCGATCGCGATGTTCGACCGCTGGATGAGCGAGGCGCACGAGGCGCTCCAGCACGACGCCAACGCGATGGTGGTCAGCACCGTCGGCCCGGACGGCGCGCCGTCCTCACGGATGGTGCTGCTCAAGGGCGTGTCCGACGACGGCTTCGTCTTCTTCACCAACACCGGCTCCCGCAAGGGCGCCGAGCTCGCCGCCAACCCGCGCTGCGCGCTGCTCTTCCCGTGGCACCTCCTCGAGCGCCAGGTCCGGGTGGAGGGCGTGGCGTCTCCGCTGCCTCGCGACGAGGTCGAGGCCTACTTCTCCAGCCGGCCGCACGGCTCCCAGCTCGGGGCCGTGGCCTCGCACCAGTCGCAGGTCGTGTCCGGCCGCGCCGAGCTCGAGGCGGCGTACGCCGACGCGGAGGCGCGCCACCCCGACGACGTGCCGACGCCCGAGGAGTGGGGCGGCTACGTCGTCCGCCCCGAGGTCGTGGAGTTCTGGCAGGGACGTACGTCGCGGCTGCACGACCGGCTCGTCTACCGGCGTACGACGTCGGGCTGGGTCACGGAGCGGTTGGCGCCGTAG
- a CDS encoding GNAT family N-acetyltransferase → MNIHRVGYGHADALRLIDEVQAEYVVRYGGPDETPLDPLMFEPPSGSFFVGYLDGEAVATGAWRRTGVEAFGTTSSAEIKRMYVAAPARGRGLARQMLAHLEADAQAHGAEAMVLETGTRQPEAIALYLSSGYVEVPAFGHYKDEPISRCYGKRL, encoded by the coding sequence ATGAACATCCACCGCGTCGGCTACGGCCACGCCGACGCGCTGCGGCTGATCGACGAGGTCCAGGCCGAGTACGTGGTCCGGTACGGCGGCCCGGACGAGACGCCGCTCGACCCGCTGATGTTCGAGCCGCCGAGCGGCAGCTTCTTCGTCGGGTACCTCGACGGCGAGGCGGTGGCGACCGGTGCGTGGCGGCGTACCGGCGTCGAGGCGTTCGGCACCACGAGCTCGGCCGAGATCAAGCGGATGTACGTCGCCGCCCCGGCCCGCGGCCGCGGGCTGGCCCGGCAGATGCTGGCCCACCTCGAGGCGGACGCCCAGGCGCACGGCGCCGAGGCGATGGTCCTCGAGACCGGCACCCGGCAGCCCGAGGCGATCGCGCTCTACCTGTCGAGCGGCTACGTGGAGGTCCCGGCCTTCGGTCACTACAAGGACGAGCCGATCTCGCGCTGCTACGGCAAGCGTCTCTAG